In Pontimonas salivibrio, the sequence CCCTCGGTGAGGGGCCCTGCTTAATCTCGGTGGGCGGTGTCAGTACGGGTGCCCAGATGTTCTCCCGGTTGAATGCAGGGGCGGATCTCGTGCAGGCCTATACGTCTTTTGTCTACCGGGGGCCGTTTGTTGCCCGGCACATTATCCGTGAACTGTTGGAGCAGATGGGCTAGCTGGGTCGCTCGCCGCGAGCCACTTGGGCCTTAGGCAGACGCAGTCCACGCATTTGCAACGCTCGCATCGCCGCGTACCAGCGGACACCCTTTTCCACATTCTCGGGGCCGTATTTGGCGCCTAAACCTCGTCTCACCTGGCGGCCCAACCAAAATGCGTCAATAATCGCGAGCGCAAAAAAGCCCCACAGCACGATGATGGAAATCACCTGAGCCTCGAGAGAGGGAAGGAAGGTGGCGATAATGACGGCAAACATCATCGGGATCAAAAACTCACCAAAGTTCCACCGAGCGTCGACGAAATCTCGAACCCATTTCTTCTGGGGTCCCTTATCGCGAACGGGCAGGTAACGCTCGTCACCACGAGCCATGCCGTCTCTGGCGCGGTCTCGCTGCTCGCGTTGCCGCGCCTTGCGCTCCTTGCGGTTGTTTGAGACCAGGGGTCGCCTCGATTCCGCCTCGCGGTCTTTGCGTCTGGGGGTGGGGCGCCCTTTGCCGACGGTCTCGCCGTCTGCGTGTGTGTTGTCGGTCTCGCTCACGTCTGCCACTCTCCTGTTATCTCTGGCCATTAGATTACCGGCATGAGCGTGAACAGTAACCGGCAGGAACTTCTCACACAGCTAAGAGATGTTGTCTCTGATGCTCAACCCGACAGTCAGGCGGTGTTGGCACAGCTGATTTCTATTCCTTCCCTGTCGAAGCCGGGCAGTGACCCTAAGGTGCTGAGCCAATCGGCAGAAACTGTTAAGGAACTTTTTGCCCCGCTGCTTGCGTGGAACAGGATTGAGATCGTCAGTGCACCTGACGGCGCGCCCGCCTTGTTGGCGAGAAAAGAGCCGGCGCCCGGCTTTCCCACCGTGTTGCTCTACGCACACCACGACGTCCAACCCACGGGGGGTGAACACTCATGGACAAGTCCGCCGTTCGTGGCGACTACACGAGAAGGTCGCCTTTACGGACGCGGTAGTGCCGATGACGGAGCGGGCATCGTCACCCACTACAGCGCCCTTAAGGCACTGACATCACACTGTGGTGAGACGCCGGGTCTCGGCGTTGTGGTGTTTATCGAGGGTGAGGAAGAAAGTGGCTCACCCACGTTTGCCACGTTGTTGGAGATGTATGCGGACACGTTGGCTTCTGACGTCATCGTGGTGGCTGATTCGGATAACCCTGCTCCCGATAGGCCTGCACTGACCACAAGCCTTCGAGGGGTGTTGGGTGTGACGGTTCGGCTGAAAACTCTGACCGGTGCGCGGCACTCAGGGCTCTTTGGCGGTCCGACACCTGATGCCTTAGGTGTGTTGGTGCGGCTACTGGGCACCTGTTACGACGACACCGGGGCTGTCGCGATTGAGGGGCTCTCTGGCGTGTCGAGCGGTGCGTTAACGAAACTGTCTGAGGACACTTTCCGGGAAGAAGCAGGACTTCTGCCTGGGATTGAGTTGTGGGGGAGTGGTGAGCTTTCTGGCAGGCTCTGGCGGGAACCAGCCCTCACCATCACCGGCATGGATGTCCCTGCGGTTCGTGACGCATCGAACACTTTGTTGCCTGAGGCTTCTGCTCGACTCAGTCTGCGCATTCCTCCCAATGTCGATGCCATCAAGGCCCGAGAGGCGTTGGAAACCCATCTGCAGGATCATCTGCCCACCGGTGTCGTGATGGAGTTTTTGGATGGAGAAGCAGGGGAAGGTTTTGACCAAACACCAGACCACCCGCTGTTGAGTGAATTAGCTGGCTGTCTGGGTGAGGCTTTTGGCAACCCGGTTGAGTACCAGGGTGTAGGCGGGACGATTCCCTTTGTGGCCCATCTTGCCCAGCGTTTTCCGGGGGTTCCCATTGCGGTCACTGGAGTGGAGGATCGGCAATCGGCGGCCCATGGCATTGACGAATCAGTTGATCTGGCCATGTTGGAGCGGGCGGCGCTCGGTGAAGCACTGTTTTTGGCTCGTATGGAGGAGAGTCGCGTCCAGGATGCCACCACGAACCCGCGCTAAACTGAGGCACAGACGAAAGGTGTGAACGATGACTCAGTCAATTGACGAAAAGACCCAAACGCACGGTGTCACGCTGACCGATACCGCGGCGAACAAAGTTCGCTCGCTGATTGACCAGGAGGGACGCGATGATTTGCGCCTTCGTGTCGCCGTTCAACCCGGTGGCTGCTCTGGTTTGATTTACCAGCTGTTTTTCGATGAGCGTCTCATGGAAGACGACGTTGTCGCCGATTTTGACGGCGTGGAAGTTATTGTCGACAAAATGTCGACCGCCTACCTGGATGGTGCGGTCGTCGACTTTGAAGACACCATTCAAAAGCAGGGGTTCACGATTGATAACCCCAATGCGGGTGGCAGCTGCGCTTGCGGAGATAGTTTCAGCTAAGTTCCAGGAAAAACCCGCTCTGGTGGCACCGGAGTAGTAGTGGGCGTGTCGTAAACTAGGGGCAGTTGACAGATATTGAGGAGAGCCGTGAGCAAGCTTCGCTCGAGGTCCACCAGGGCCGCAGCTATTTTGGTGGGTCTGGCGCTTGTCCTTACAGGGTGTACATCGCAGGCCGCGTTGGGTTGGTTGCCCACTGAGCGTGGTTTGACCAACCAGACAGACCGTGTGATCGACCTGTGGGTTGTGTCATGGATTGTTCTGCTCGTGGTGGGAGTAATCACCTGGATCCTCATTATCTGGGCGGCCGTGGTGTATCGCCGTCGAAAGGGTCAGACCGGTACTCCCGCCCAGCTGCGCTACAACATGCCCATTGAAACGTTCTACACGGTTGTCCCGCTGATTCTGGTTCTCGGATTCTTCGCGTTTACGGCCCGCGACCAGGCAATCATCGAAGAACCGCTGCCAGACCCGGATGTGCGCGTTGAGGTGTTTGGAAAGCGTTGGGCCTGGGACTTTAACTATCTCAACGAAGAGGTTTATTACTCCGGCATTCAGGCCCAGGAGCTCCCTGAAGGGCCCATTGACGCCGAAAGCCTGCCGAAGCTGTACCTGCCGGTCGATCAAAAGGTAGAAATCACCATTGAGTCGCGGGATGTCATCCACTCCTTCTGGATTGTCGACTTCCTCTACAAAAAAGACATGATTCCGGCTCGTACGAACTACTGGTACTTCATTCCCCAGCAGGAGGGTGTCTACCGCGGTAAATGTGCCGAGCTCTGTGGCGAATACCACTCCTTAATGCTCTTCGAGGTTCACGTGGTGAGCCAAGAAGAATATGACCGGCAGATTCAAGCGCTACGTCAGCAGGGGAACACCGGTCGCCTTGGACCCGAGTACAACGTGTTACAGAACCTTCCCGGTACCACCGCCACCGCAGAGGAGCGCTAAGCCATGACCCAGACGGCCCCACGTCCAGACGTCACGGACATTCCCGAAGGACTGAGCAACGCTCGCGTCGCCAAACGCGGAAACCTCTTTGTGGAGTGGCTCACCACCACCGACCACAAGAAGGTGGGCTACCTGTACCTCATTACCTCGTTCATCTACTTCCTCCTCGGTGGTGTGATGGCCCTGGTGATTCGTGCACAGCTTTTCGCTCCAGGTCTCGAGATCGTGGCGACCAAAGAGCAGTACAACCAGCTGTTCACCATGCACGGCACCATCATGCTGCTGATGTTTGCCACGCCACTGTTCGCCGGTTTTGCGAACGTCTTGATGCCTCTGCAAATTGGTTCGCCCGATGTGGCCTTCCCCCGTTTGAACGCTTTTGCCTACTGGCTCTTTAGCTTCGGCTCTTTGATCGCGGTAGCGGGATTCTTAACCCCGCAGGGTGCCGCGTCATTTGGTTGGTTTGCCTACACGCCGCTGTCTAGTCAAACGTTCACACCGGGTCTAGGGGGGAATCTCTGGGTATTTGGTCTGGGGCTCAGTGGTTTCGGAACGATTTTGGGTGCGGTGAACTTCATCACCACCATCATCACAATGCGTGTACCCGGCATGACCATGTGGCGCATGCCAATCTTCACCTGGAACACACTGGTCACCTCGATTCTGGTGTTGCTTGCCTTCCCCGTGTTGGCCGCGGCGATGCTGGCTCTCGGAAGCGACCGCGTGTTCGGTTCCCATGTTTATGATGCGGCGAACGGTGGGGCGATCTTGTGGCAGCACCTCTTCTGGTTCTTCGGCCACCCCGAGGTTTACATCATCGCTCTGCCATTTTTCGGAATCGTGTCAGAGATTTTCCCCGTCTTCAGCCGGAAACCCATCTTCGGCTATAAGACACTGGTGTACGCGACAATTGCCATTGCCGCTTTGTCAATGACGGTCTGGGCCCACCACATGTATGTGACGGGTTCCGTGTTGTTGCCGTTCTTCGCCCTAATGACAATGCTCATTGCGGTACCAACGGGAGTGAAGATATTCAACTGGATCGGGACTATGTGGCGGGGATCTGTCACATTTGAAACTCCCATTGTGTACGCCTTGGGCTTCTTGGTGTCCTTCGTCTTTGGTGGACTGACTGGTGTGATTCTCGCCTCCCCGCCGCTCACCTTCCACACCTCAGACTCCTACTTTGTGGTCGCCCACTTCCACTACGTGGTGTTCGGCACCGTGGTGTTCGCCATGTTCGCCGGCTTCTTCTTCTGGTGGCCAAAGTTCACCGGGAAGATGCTGAACGAGTCCCTCGGCCACATTCAGTTCTGGCTACTCTTTATCGGCTTCCACATGACCTTCCTTATCCAGCACTGGTTGGGTGTGATGGGAATGCCCCGTCGCTACGCCACCTACATGGAAGAAGACGGCTTCACCTGGATGAACCAGCTTTCCACCATCGGCTCCGTGGTCCTTGCGCTGTCCATGATTCCGTTCTTCTTGAACGTGTATCTCACTGCGCGTAAGGGTCAGAAGGTGACCGTGAATGATCCGTGGGGTTATGGCCGTTCACTGGAGTGGGCAACTAGTTGCCCGCCACCTCGACACAACTTCACCTCTATTCCCCGGATTCGCTCCGAGTCGCCGGCATTTGATTTGAACCACCCCGAATTGGATTTGCCCTTGGCGGTGGGGAGTTCCAGAAAAGCTGACAACGTGAAGTCGGAGAGCTAGTTCGTGAAGACCAACATTGTTCTGCTGTGGATTCTCACCGCCTACTTCGCCGTCCTCGCTGCGGTCTACACGGTGTGGGCTGTCATTGACACGGGCGAAGTGGAGTGGGTGGGCACCCTCGCTATTGCGTTGAGTGGTGCGCTGACAGTGTTCATCGCCTTCTTCCTCCAAGTTGCAAAGAAAAACCAGGGTGGCGAGCTACCAGAAGACCGCCTCGACGCAGAAATTGACGACGGCGAGGCTGAACTGGGCTTTTTCAGCCCCTGGAGTTGGTGGCCCATCTTCCTAGCGGCTGGCGCGGGGATGGCGATTATTGGCTTGGCGGTAGGTGTCTGGGTCGCTCTTTACGCTGTGCCACTGGTGCTGATTGGACTCGTCGGTTGGACCTTCGAGTATTACCGGGGATATTTTGCCCGCTGAGGCGATAAACATTCGCAGGGCAGCCCTGTCTGATCACGATCGGGTCTTAGAACTCGTGCGGAAATTGGACCACGTCTTTGAGGTTCAGCCGGCCAGGTTTACCGAGACGTTCAACGTTGTGCTCGCTGACGAAGACCGCACCCTTGTGCACGTGGCGGAGGCGGGGGGAGTTGTCGTCGGATACTGTTTGACCACCATTTCACCGCTGCTTTACTCCAACGGCCCGTCGGCGCAGTTGCAGGAAATTGTGGTCGATGAGGAGTCCAGAGTTTCTGGTGTCGGAACTGCCCTGGTGAGGGCAGTCGAGGCAGAGTGTGAAGCGCGCGGTGTGACCCAGCTGACTGTTGCGGCCAGGCGTGCTGGTGGTTTCTATGACCGGCTGGGCTATAGCCAGCAGGCCGAATATATGCGCCGGTTGTTCTAGGGCCTCCTATGAGCACTCCGGCCCCAACGAGCATTCGGTTTTTGGGCGCAGCGGGTACGGTGACCGGAAGTCGCTTCTTAGTAGAGTACGGTTCCCATCAGTTGCTGCTTGAGGCGGGCCTGTTCCAAGGGCCGAGGGAGTGGCGCAGACGCAACTGGGATGACCTCCCTCTTCCGGCAAAGGAATTGGACTCAGTCGTTATTTCTCACGCCCACCTGGATCATTGCGGCTATCTTCCAAGGTTGTGGCGGCAGGGCTACCGGGGCCCCATTTACCTCACCCCAGATACGGCCAACCTGGCATCGATTGTGTTGCGCGATTCTGCACGAATCCAAGAGGAGGATGCCCGGTACGCGAAAAAGGAAGGTTATTCCCGCCACGACGACCCGCAGCCGCTCTACGAGTCGCGGGATGCCGAGGGCGCAATCTCCCTCTTTCAACCCTTAAGTTACGGCCAATGGCAAGAGTTACCCGGCGGAGCAAAGGTCAGATTGCTTCCGGCCGGCCATATTCTTGGCTCAGCCATCGTCGATCTCGACGTTGGGGGAGTGGCCATCTTGCATTCCGGGGATCTAGGTCAAGGTAATCACCCCTTACTTGTGGGCCCACACATTATTCCGGAGGTCTCATACGACGCAGTTCTTGTTGAGTCGACTTATGGAGCAAGGCTTCATCCGGAGGCCGAGAGTGGCCTCGATGAGATTATTCGGACAACAATCGCCAGAGACGGTACGGTCCTGATCCCCGCGTTCGCCGTCGATCGCACCGAGATTATCCTTGCTGAAATCAACGATTTGATGGACAGCGATCAGATTCCCCGCGTTCCCATCTACGTGGATTCGCCGATGGCGATTAGAGCCCTCCAGGTCTATCGTCACGCCATCGATAGCGACCACCAAGAAATTCGCCCTGAAATTCGTGAACACCTCAGTGCATCCGACGTGTTCAACCCGGGGACTCTAGAGACCCTGCCCACCCCGGAGGATTCGAAGTCGATAAATGGGGCACCGCCGTGCATCATCATTTCGGCTTCCGGAATGGCTACCGGCGGTCGGGTGCTTCACCATTTGAAGAGGCTGTTACCCGACCCAAGAAACGCTGTAGTACTCACCGGGTACCAAGCGGCGGGTACTCGGGGTGCATCACTGCGAGATGGTGCGGATAGTGTGCGCATCCATGGTCAGGACATTGCCGTCGAGGCTGAGGTTGTTCAACTTGAACACTTCTCCGTCCACGCAGACCGGGACGACGTGAGGGCATGGCTCTCGTCCGCCGCTGTGCTGCCTAAGCGGGTGGTCCTTATCCACGGCGAGGATGAGGCCAGGGATGAACTCGCCCCGGTGCTCGAAAAAGAGTTTGGCGTAAAGGTGTTTGCTCCGAAATACGAAGAAACCCTGCCACTTTAGGTACGAGGTACGAGGTACGAGGTACCGACAGCGACAGGGCTTCTTCGTCGAACGTGAGCTCCCTAGTGGGGCTGGTTTTCCAGTTCCTTTTGAGTGACAGGGATGACGCGGTCCTCAAAGAACCAGTTTGACGCGGCGGAGCGCAGCCGCCGGCCGACCGTGATCTTGCCTTTTTCGTTGGGTCGGACAGGAAGCGGTGTGTACTCTTCGTAGTCCAGAAGCTTCCAACGCTCGTGGTCATCCAATTGTTCGTGTACTTCGATGTATTCCCCACCTGGCAGGCGGACAATTCGACCACTTTCGAAACCGTGCAAAGCAATCTCACGGTCTTTCCGCTGCAGTGCGAGACAGGTGCGCTTTGCGATGATGTGCGCCAGCACAGGGCCGACAAACAGAAGCACCTGAAGGAAAGTAATGACTCCCTCAATACTCATCCTGAAGTGTGTGGCGATCAGGTCTGAGCTTGCCGCTGCCCACAGCACGCCGTAGAAGGTGACGCCAGCTGCGCCGATTCCGGTGCGCGTGGGGGCGTTACGCGGACGCTGGGCGATGTGGTGCTCACGCTTGTCTCCCGTGACCCACGCTTCGAAGAACGGGTAGAGGAAGACGGCAGCGAGGAACACGATGAGCAAAATGGTGGGCACCAGCACACCCCAAGCCCAGGTGTAGCCAAACCAGACAGTCTCCCAGCCCGGCGGAATGAGCCTGAGCGCACCATCGGCAAAGCCGATGTACCAGTCTGGCTGGGTTCCTGCCCCAACAGGGGAGGGGTCATAGGGCCCGTAGTTCCAAATGGGGTTAATCGTAAACGTCGATGCCATTAACATGATCACACCGAAGACGATGAAGAAAAATCCTCCCGCTTTCGCCGCGAATGTCGGCATCACAGGTGAACCCACGACATTGTCGTTGGTGCGACCCGGGCCAGCAAACTGCGTGTGCTTGTTGACCACCAACAGCACCATGTGCAGCGCCAAGGTGGCGATCAAGATGGCCGGTAACAGCATGATGTGCAGGATGTAGAGGCGCGGAATGACCTGGTCTCCTGGGAACTCATCTCCGAAGAGCAGGTAAGAAATCCACACACCAATGACGGGGAAGGCTTTCACCATTCCATCAATGATTCGTAGTCCGTTTCCGGAGAGCAGGTCGTCGGGCAGGGAGTATCCGGTGAAGCCTTCGGCCATGGCCAAAACGAAGAGTACGAAACCAATTACCCAGTTCAGCTCACGGGGCTTCCGGAAAGCTCCAGTGAAGAACACCCGAAGCATGTGAAGACCAATTGACGCGATAAAGAGTAGCGCCGCCCAGTGGTGCGCTTGGCGCATCAACAATCCACCTCTGATGTCAAAAGACAAATCAAGGGATGTGTGGTACGCGACAGCCATTTCCACACCCTTGAGGGGCAGATACGAGCCGTCGTATTCGACCTTTGTCATGGAAGGGTCGTAGAAGAAGGTGAGGAATGTGCCGGTGATCAGGATGACGACAAAGCTGTAGAGCGCCACCTCACCCAGCATGAACGACCAGTGGTCGGGAAAGATTTTCCGCCCGAGGGTTTTCACCGCAACAGAAGCGCTGGTCCGCTCGTCGATGTAGCTTGCGGCCGCACCCGTGAATTTCATGCCCTTGCCGGGCTCTTGTTTCTGCTGTTCAGTGTTCGTTGCGACGCTCACAGTTCACGCTCCCAGAAGCTAGGTCCAACAGGCTCAGTGAAATCACCTTGTGCTACTAGATATCCTTCCGCATCAACGGTGATAGGAAGCTGAGGAAGGGGTCTGGCGGCGGGTCCGAAGATCACTTCGCACTCGTTTGATACATCGAATTGTGACTGGTGGCAGGGGCACAGCAGGTGGTGGGTGTGCTGCTCGTAAAGCGCCACTGGGCATCCGACGTGGGTACAAATCTTTGAGTACGCGACAATTCCTTGGTATGACCAGCCCTTGCGCGCTTCGGATTCGTTGAGATCCTCGATCGGCAAGCGCATCAGCAAAACCGCTGCCTTAGCTTTTTCCTCGAGTTTTCCTGACTTGATTTCTTTCAGTCCCTCAGGAATGACGTGGAACGCGGAGCCGATAGTGACATCCGCTGCGCGGATGGGCTCGCCCGAAGGGTCCCTCGCGAGGCGCACACCTTGGTCCCACATGGTCTGCTTCATCAGCTTTGAAGGGTTTTCCGGTGGGGCAAGATCCCTAAAGAGCACTACCGCGGGGATAGGGGTCGCGAGAAGAGCACCAATCAGGGAGTTTCGCACCAGTGAGCGGCGCGTGAAACCACTTTCTTTGTTGGCGTCCGTGAAAATCTGAGAGGCCTTTTCGCGGGTCTCATCGTCACCGCGGGTGGGGTGGCGCTCTTCGACCATTTCTTCGTCGGACATGAGGTTCTTGGCCCAGTACACCGCGCCAAAACCGATTCCCAATAGTCCCAGCGTGATTCCAAGCCCCATCAAGCCGTTGTTGAGGCGCACTGAGGTCATATCGCCCGGAATGATGGGGAACACGACGTAGGCGACGGTAGCAAAGATGCTTCCCACAACAGACAACCCGAAGAACATCGCGATGCGACGCTCCGCGGTACGCGCTGCTTTGGGGTCCTTATCGGTAATTCGGTGCTCTTCTTCAGGCAAACCCGGATTTTGGGGTGCATTGGAGCGTTCAACGGCCGAACCCGGATCAGGCTGGTAGTCGTCGTATGAGTCGCTGTGTTCAGCAGGCTCTTTCGCCATCCGAATGTCTCCTTAGTCGAATCGAGAGGTTTAGTGGGCTTTGGCCGTGAGCCAGATCGTGATCGCAATCAGAACGCCGAGGCCAATAATCCAGACAAACAAGCCCTCCGCTACCGGGCCAATACTGCCGAGACTAAAACCACCCACCGACGGGTTATTTTCCACGTATTGCAGGTAGGTGATGATGTCGTTCTTATCTTCGGGGGAGAGGTTCATGTCACTAAAGACCGGCATGTTCTGCGGACCAGTCACCATCGCGCCATAGACGTGGATGGGGTCGACATCGACAACCGCGGGAGCCCACTTGCCTTCGGTGAGTGCGCCTCCTGCGCCGGCCACGTTGTGACACATCGCACAGTTAATCCTGAAGAGCTCAGCGCCGACAGCGGCATCTCCGTCACCGGCGTAGTAGCGCGGGTCGGGGAGGGTGGGCCCAGGTCCAAGAGTTTGAACCCATGCGCCCATCGCATCAATCTGCGGCTGGGTGAACTGCACTGGCTTTTTCTCCGCTTGGGGCCCAGAAGCGGCCATGGGCATGCGTCCGGTTCCCACCTGGAATTCGACCGAGAGTGCACCGACACCAATCAGACTGGGACCAGCTTCGGTTCCTTCCGCGTTGGTCCCGTGACAGCTCGCGCAGTTCGCGAGGAACAGGCGTTCGCCATCTTCCACCAGGTTCGCGCTGGCAACCGGCGCCTCCTGCGCGCTAGCGATTCCCGCAGTGGTGGCTGAGTAGGCGCCGCCTGTCACAAACAACCCGAGGACCAAAAGAGCGAACCCCGCGAGTGGGTGTCGGCGGCCTCGGCGCTGGTGCTTCATGGAAGTCATCGTGTCCTTTTGCTTCTTGGTGTGGGTTATTGCAGTACGTAAATGACGAGGAACAGACCGATCCAGACCACGTCGACGAAGTGCCAGTAATAGGACACCACAATCGCACTAGTGGCTTCTCGGTGGGTAAACACTTTCACGGCATATGCCCGGCCAATTACCAGGAGGAACGCAATGAGACCGCCGGTGACGTGCAAGCCGTGGAAACCGGTGGTCAAGTAGAAAGCGGAACCGTAGGCATCGGAGTTCAGCGCCAAGCCTTCACTGACTAATACGGCATATTCGTAGACTTGCCCCGCGATGAAGATTGCGCCCATCAGGTAGGTGAGGAAGAACCATTCGATCATTCCCCACTTGGTGGGGGACGCCCCTGTTGCACGTGGTTGAAGGCGCTCGGCAGCGAACACGCCAAATTGGGCAGTCACACTGGATAGCACCAAAATTGTGGTGTTGATGGCCGCGTACGGCACGTCCAGAAGTTCGATTCGTGACTCCCACAGCTCTGGGGAGGTGCTCCGCAGAGTGAAGTAAATGGCGAAGAGGCCGGCGAAGAACATCACTTCGCTGCCTAGCCAGACGATGGTCCCCACTGCGACAGTGTTGGGCCGATTGATGGTGGGCTGAATATTCGCAGTGGTCGCTGTAGTCACCCCCATATTATGCCCGATGTCTCTGGGAATCGTGGACCACGAAACCCCGGGGGAGGAGCACAAAGTAGGCTGGGAATATGTCGAATGCTTCCCGAACATGGCCGGAATTGCTCCAGCACATCCTCGCCAACGGTGACCTCTCGGTGTCAGAAGCCAGCGAGGCGATGGGTCAGGTCATGGCCGGTGATGTGTCTGACGCCCAACTGGCGGCCTTTTTGGTTGCCCTCCGAGCTAAAGGCGAAACGGTTGACGAGGTGGTGGGCTTTCGCTCGGCCATCCTGGACAACGCCGTACCTCTTGACGTGCCGGCGATGGTGTTGGACATTGTGGGCACTGGGGGAGACCCTTACGGTGCGGTCATCAATGTGTCATCGATTGCCTCGATTGTGGCTGCAGCCGCTGGAGCCCCTGTCGTGAAACATGGCAACAGGGCAGCGAGTTCAGCGTCGGGAGCCAGCGATGTTCTTGCCCAACTGGGTGTGAATCTAGATCTCACACCCGACGACGTCGCAAGGGTGTTCCACGAAGTCGGTCTGACATTTGTGTTCGCGGCAAAATTTCACCCTGGTTTTCGCCACGCAGCAAACGCCCGCAAGGAAATCGGGATTCCTACGGTATTCAACATCTTGGGTCCGTTGTGTAATCCGGCGAGGCCCGAGGCCAGTGCCGTCGGGGTGGCAAACCTTGAACGGGTCCCGCAGATGGCTGGCGTCTTTCGTACGCGAGGAGCAACTGCGCTGCTCTACCGCGGCGATGACGGTATCGACAAAATGACGACGACCGGACACACTCG encodes:
- a CDS encoding DUF3043 domain-containing protein, with the translated sequence MSETDNTHADGETVGKGRPTPRRKDREAESRRPLVSNNRKERKARQREQRDRARDGMARGDERYLPVRDKGPQKKWVRDFVDARWNFGEFLIPMMFAVIIATFLPSLEAQVISIIVLWGFFALAIIDAFWLGRQVRRGLGAKYGPENVEKGVRWYAAMRALQMRGLRLPKAQVARGERPS
- a CDS encoding M20/M25/M40 family metallo-hydrolase produces the protein MSVNSNRQELLTQLRDVVSDAQPDSQAVLAQLISIPSLSKPGSDPKVLSQSAETVKELFAPLLAWNRIEIVSAPDGAPALLARKEPAPGFPTVLLYAHHDVQPTGGEHSWTSPPFVATTREGRLYGRGSADDGAGIVTHYSALKALTSHCGETPGLGVVVFIEGEEESGSPTFATLLEMYADTLASDVIVVADSDNPAPDRPALTTSLRGVLGVTVRLKTLTGARHSGLFGGPTPDALGVLVRLLGTCYDDTGAVAIEGLSGVSSGALTKLSEDTFREEAGLLPGIELWGSGELSGRLWREPALTITGMDVPAVRDASNTLLPEASARLSLRIPPNVDAIKAREALETHLQDHLPTGVVMEFLDGEAGEGFDQTPDHPLLSELAGCLGEAFGNPVEYQGVGGTIPFVAHLAQRFPGVPIAVTGVEDRQSAAHGIDESVDLAMLERAALGEALFLARMEESRVQDATTNPR
- the erpA gene encoding iron-sulfur cluster insertion protein ErpA, translating into MTQSIDEKTQTHGVTLTDTAANKVRSLIDQEGRDDLRLRVAVQPGGCSGLIYQLFFDERLMEDDVVADFDGVEVIVDKMSTAYLDGAVVDFEDTIQKQGFTIDNPNAGGSCACGDSFS
- the coxB gene encoding cytochrome c oxidase subunit II, whose amino-acid sequence is MSKLRSRSTRAAAILVGLALVLTGCTSQAALGWLPTERGLTNQTDRVIDLWVVSWIVLLVVGVITWILIIWAAVVYRRRKGQTGTPAQLRYNMPIETFYTVVPLILVLGFFAFTARDQAIIEEPLPDPDVRVEVFGKRWAWDFNYLNEEVYYSGIQAQELPEGPIDAESLPKLYLPVDQKVEITIESRDVIHSFWIVDFLYKKDMIPARTNYWYFIPQQEGVYRGKCAELCGEYHSLMLFEVHVVSQEEYDRQIQALRQQGNTGRLGPEYNVLQNLPGTTATAEER
- the ctaD gene encoding cytochrome c oxidase subunit I → MTQTAPRPDVTDIPEGLSNARVAKRGNLFVEWLTTTDHKKVGYLYLITSFIYFLLGGVMALVIRAQLFAPGLEIVATKEQYNQLFTMHGTIMLLMFATPLFAGFANVLMPLQIGSPDVAFPRLNAFAYWLFSFGSLIAVAGFLTPQGAASFGWFAYTPLSSQTFTPGLGGNLWVFGLGLSGFGTILGAVNFITTIITMRVPGMTMWRMPIFTWNTLVTSILVLLAFPVLAAAMLALGSDRVFGSHVYDAANGGAILWQHLFWFFGHPEVYIIALPFFGIVSEIFPVFSRKPIFGYKTLVYATIAIAALSMTVWAHHMYVTGSVLLPFFALMTMLIAVPTGVKIFNWIGTMWRGSVTFETPIVYALGFLVSFVFGGLTGVILASPPLTFHTSDSYFVVAHFHYVVFGTVVFAMFAGFFFWWPKFTGKMLNESLGHIQFWLLFIGFHMTFLIQHWLGVMGMPRRYATYMEEDGFTWMNQLSTIGSVVLALSMIPFFLNVYLTARKGQKVTVNDPWGYGRSLEWATSCPPPRHNFTSIPRIRSESPAFDLNHPELDLPLAVGSSRKADNVKSES
- a CDS encoding cytochrome c oxidase subunit 4; amino-acid sequence: MKTNIVLLWILTAYFAVLAAVYTVWAVIDTGEVEWVGTLAIALSGALTVFIAFFLQVAKKNQGGELPEDRLDAEIDDGEAELGFFSPWSWWPIFLAAGAGMAIIGLAVGVWVALYAVPLVLIGLVGWTFEYYRGYFAR
- a CDS encoding GNAT family N-acetyltransferase; protein product: MPAEAINIRRAALSDHDRVLELVRKLDHVFEVQPARFTETFNVVLADEDRTLVHVAEAGGVVVGYCLTTISPLLYSNGPSAQLQEIVVDEESRVSGVGTALVRAVEAECEARGVTQLTVAARRAGGFYDRLGYSQQAEYMRRLF
- a CDS encoding MBL fold metallo-hydrolase RNA specificity domain-containing protein — its product is MSTPAPTSIRFLGAAGTVTGSRFLVEYGSHQLLLEAGLFQGPREWRRRNWDDLPLPAKELDSVVISHAHLDHCGYLPRLWRQGYRGPIYLTPDTANLASIVLRDSARIQEEDARYAKKEGYSRHDDPQPLYESRDAEGAISLFQPLSYGQWQELPGGAKVRLLPAGHILGSAIVDLDVGGVAILHSGDLGQGNHPLLVGPHIIPEVSYDAVLVESTYGARLHPEAESGLDEIIRTTIARDGTVLIPAFAVDRTEIILAEINDLMDSDQIPRVPIYVDSPMAIRALQVYRHAIDSDHQEIRPEIREHLSASDVFNPGTLETLPTPEDSKSINGAPPCIIISASGMATGGRVLHHLKRLLPDPRNAVVLTGYQAAGTRGASLRDGADSVRIHGQDIAVEAEVVQLEHFSVHADRDDVRAWLSSAAVLPKRVVLIHGEDEARDELAPVLEKEFGVKVFAPKYEETLPL
- a CDS encoding cytochrome b, whose protein sequence is MKFTGAAASYIDERTSASVAVKTLGRKIFPDHWSFMLGEVALYSFVVILITGTFLTFFYDPSMTKVEYDGSYLPLKGVEMAVAYHTSLDLSFDIRGGLLMRQAHHWAALLFIASIGLHMLRVFFTGAFRKPRELNWVIGFVLFVLAMAEGFTGYSLPDDLLSGNGLRIIDGMVKAFPVIGVWISYLLFGDEFPGDQVIPRLYILHIMLLPAILIATLALHMVLLVVNKHTQFAGPGRTNDNVVGSPVMPTFAAKAGGFFFIVFGVIMLMASTFTINPIWNYGPYDPSPVGAGTQPDWYIGFADGALRLIPPGWETVWFGYTWAWGVLVPTILLIVFLAAVFLYPFFEAWVTGDKREHHIAQRPRNAPTRTGIGAAGVTFYGVLWAAASSDLIATHFRMSIEGVITFLQVLLFVGPVLAHIIAKRTCLALQRKDREIALHGFESGRIVRLPGGEYIEVHEQLDDHERWKLLDYEEYTPLPVRPNEKGKITVGRRLRSAASNWFFEDRVIPVTQKELENQPH